Proteins encoded by one window of Azoarcus sp. PA01:
- a CDS encoding DUF2399 domain-containing protein, which yields MGPRCAPLVCTDGMPAAAQRVLLTQLRAAGAALHYHGDFDWPGLRIGNQMIREHDARPWRFSTADYRAAVIGAPRPGRPLDDAAISALWDDTLAGTMLSERLAIDEEGLADVLLDDLRHCCS from the coding sequence TTGGGGCCGCGCTGTGCCCCGCTGGTATGCACCGACGGCATGCCGGCCGCGGCTCAGCGCGTCCTGCTCACGCAGTTGCGGGCCGCCGGAGCAGCACTGCACTACCACGGCGACTTCGACTGGCCAGGTCTGCGGATCGGCAACCAGATGATCCGTGAGCACGACGCCCGGCCGTGGCGTTTCTCGACAGCCGACTATCGCGCCGCCGTCATCGGCGCACCGCGCCCCGGTCGCCCCCTCGACGACGCCGCCATCAGCGCGCTGTGGGACGACACCCTCGCCGGCACGATGCTCTCCGAACGGCTGGCGATCGACGAGGAAGGGCTCGCCGACGTGCTGCTCGACGACCTGCGACATTGCTGTAGCTGA
- a CDS encoding DUF4124 domain-containing protein, protein MRRINLFVISLLVSLPAGAEIYQWRDAQGRVHYSDTPPAGENATTLREAVPPAASEQPGKDAETGTGAGGSADAAGPKTLAERDLAFRQRRAEAAEAAAKAEQERQQSAERQRDCEQARNQLVALESGQRLARFNRDGEREVLGDDGRADELARTQKFVESACR, encoded by the coding sequence ATGCGCCGCATCAACCTCTTTGTCATCAGCCTGCTCGTCTCGCTGCCTGCTGGAGCGGAGATCTACCAGTGGCGCGATGCCCAGGGCCGCGTGCATTATTCCGACACGCCGCCGGCCGGCGAGAACGCGACGACGCTCCGCGAGGCCGTTCCGCCCGCTGCCAGCGAGCAGCCGGGCAAGGACGCGGAAACCGGGACCGGAGCGGGCGGCAGCGCAGACGCGGCAGGACCGAAGACGCTCGCGGAGCGGGATCTCGCTTTCCGCCAGCGCCGCGCCGAAGCGGCCGAAGCGGCGGCGAAGGCCGAGCAGGAACGCCAGCAGTCGGCCGAACGACAGCGCGATTGCGAGCAGGCGCGCAACCAGCTCGTCGCCCTGGAATCCGGCCAGCGCCTCGCGCGCTTCAATCGCGACGGCGAACGCGAAGTGCTCGGCGACGACGGCCGCGCCGACGAGCTCGCCCGGACGCAAAAATTCGTCGAATCCGCCTGCCGATAA
- a CDS encoding RnfH family protein has product MADLITVEVTYALSQVQELLKVRVPEGATVRDAIEASGILAKHPEIDLDGPNKVGVYAKLSRLDTPLRDRDRVEIYRPLIADPKAVRKKRAEEGKVMKKGGGPAGEE; this is encoded by the coding sequence ATGGCCGATCTGATCACTGTCGAAGTCACCTACGCCTTGTCGCAGGTGCAGGAATTACTGAAAGTGCGCGTGCCCGAAGGCGCGACCGTGCGCGATGCGATCGAAGCGTCGGGGATTCTTGCCAAGCATCCGGAAATCGACCTCGACGGGCCGAACAAGGTGGGGGTCTATGCCAAGCTGAGCCGGCTCGACACGCCGTTGCGCGACCGCGACCGCGTCGAAATCTACCGGCCGCTGATCGCCGACCCGAAGGCCGTGCGCAAGAAGCGCGCCGAGGAAGGCAAGGTCATGAAAAAAGGCGGCGGGCCGGCAGGCGAGGAGTAA
- the smpB gene encoding SsrA-binding protein SmpB, with protein sequence MSIIDNRKAFHDYFIEEKYEAGLVLEGWEVKAIRAGRANIKEAYVILRGEELFILGMHISALQSASTHVKTDPVRTRKLLMHAKEIAKLIGKVERAGFTLVPLDLHYAKGRIKATIGLAKGKKQYDKRESEKERDWERDKARLMRVKT encoded by the coding sequence ATGAGCATCATCGACAACCGCAAGGCCTTCCATGACTACTTCATCGAAGAGAAGTACGAGGCCGGGCTCGTCCTGGAAGGGTGGGAAGTCAAGGCGATCCGGGCCGGGCGCGCGAACATCAAGGAAGCGTACGTGATCCTGCGCGGCGAGGAGCTGTTCATCCTCGGCATGCACATCAGTGCGCTGCAAAGCGCCTCGACTCACGTCAAGACGGATCCGGTGCGCACCCGCAAGCTGCTGATGCACGCGAAGGAGATCGCGAAGCTGATCGGCAAGGTCGAGCGCGCCGGCTTCACGCTCGTGCCGCTCGACCTGCACTACGCGAAAGGTCGCATCAAGGCGACGATCGGGCTGGCGAAAGGCAAGAAGCAATACGACAAGCGCGAATCCGAGAAGGAACGTGACTGGGAGCGCGACAAGGCGCGCCTGATGCGCGTGAAGACCTGA
- the vapB gene encoding type II toxin-antitoxin system VapB family antitoxin, whose product MHTTRAFKNGNSQAVRIPSDLAFERTDIELEIERVGDELRIRPARRSLAGVMAKFARFSPDFMAEGRGDQEQAERDSL is encoded by the coding sequence ATGCACACCACGCGTGCATTCAAAAACGGCAATTCACAAGCCGTGCGCATTCCATCGGACCTGGCTTTCGAACGCACCGACATCGAGCTGGAAATCGAACGCGTTGGCGACGAGTTACGCATTCGTCCCGCTCGTCGGTCTCTCGCGGGTGTAATGGCCAAGTTCGCGAGGTTCTCCCCGGACTTCATGGCTGAAGGTCGCGGCGATCAGGAGCAAGCCGAAAGGGATTCACTGTGA
- a CDS encoding type II toxin-antitoxin system VapC family toxin produces the protein MARYMLDTNMCIYLMKNHPEEVARRFAQCYVGDVVMSAITFAELQHGVAVSADPECERANLDDLIQDIPVMPFDAEAAIAYGPIRLASRESRKDHLDKLIAAHAAALGVTVVTNNTKDFARYPDVMTENWLTTIEPEH, from the coding sequence ATGGCGCGCTACATGCTCGACACCAACATGTGCATCTACCTGATGAAGAACCATCCGGAGGAGGTCGCTCGACGATTTGCTCAGTGCTATGTGGGTGATGTCGTGATGTCCGCTATCACCTTTGCCGAACTTCAACACGGCGTAGCGGTATCGGCGGATCCCGAATGCGAGCGCGCGAATCTTGACGACCTCATTCAGGATATTCCGGTCATGCCCTTCGATGCCGAAGCGGCAATCGCGTATGGTCCGATCCGACTGGCCTCGCGCGAGAGCAGGAAGGATCATCTGGACAAGTTGATTGCAGCCCATGCGGCGGCGCTCGGCGTTACGGTCGTCACCAACAACACGAAGGACTTCGCAAGGTACCCTGACGTCATGACAGAGAACTGGCTGACTACAATTGAGCCGGAGCATTGA
- the guaA gene encoding glutamine-hydrolyzing GMP synthase, whose protein sequence is MAHQKILILDFGSQVTQLIARRVREQQVYCEIHPFDVSDDFVREFAPAGVILSGGPNSVYEAVGWHAPQSVFELGVPVLGICYGMQTMAQQLGGSVESSGKREFGYAEIRARGHSELFRGIEDRTNDEGHGLLDVWMSHGDKVTTLPPGFKVIASNEACPVAGMADEVRKFYAVQFHPEVTHTIKGKEMIARFVHEICGCGHDWNMPDYAEEAIAKVRAQVGQEEVILGLSGGVDSSVVAALLHRAIGEQLTCVFVDNGLLRLNEAEQVMRTFALNLGVKVIHVDATEQFMGHLKGVSDPEAKRKIIGREFVEVFQAEAQKLPNAKWLAQGTIYPDVIESAGSKTGKAHTIKSHHNVGGLPETLNLKLLEPLRELFKDEVRELGIALGLPHEMVYRHPFPGPGLGVRILGEVKQEFADLLRRADAIFIDELRAADWYDKTSQAFAVFLPVKSVGVMGDGRTYEYVVALRAVQTQDFMTAHWAELPHSLLGKVSNRIINEVRGINRVVYDISGKPPATIEWE, encoded by the coding sequence ATGGCACACCAAAAAATCCTCATCCTCGATTTCGGTTCCCAGGTCACTCAGCTCATCGCGCGGCGCGTGCGCGAGCAGCAGGTGTATTGCGAGATCCATCCGTTCGATGTCTCCGACGACTTCGTCCGAGAGTTCGCGCCGGCCGGCGTGATCCTCTCGGGCGGCCCGAACTCGGTTTATGAAGCGGTCGGCTGGCACGCGCCGCAATCGGTTTTCGAGCTCGGCGTGCCGGTGCTCGGCATCTGCTACGGCATGCAGACGATGGCCCAGCAGCTCGGCGGCAGCGTCGAAAGCTCGGGCAAGCGCGAGTTCGGCTACGCCGAGATCCGTGCGCGGGGCCATTCCGAACTTTTCCGCGGCATCGAGGATCGCACGAACGACGAAGGCCATGGCCTGCTCGACGTGTGGATGAGCCACGGCGACAAGGTCACGACGCTGCCGCCGGGTTTCAAAGTTATCGCCAGCAACGAAGCGTGCCCCGTCGCCGGCATGGCCGACGAAGTGCGCAAGTTCTACGCGGTGCAGTTCCACCCCGAGGTCACGCACACGATCAAGGGCAAGGAGATGATCGCCCGCTTCGTGCACGAGATCTGCGGCTGCGGGCACGACTGGAACATGCCCGACTATGCCGAAGAAGCGATCGCGAAAGTGCGCGCGCAGGTCGGCCAGGAAGAGGTCATCCTCGGGCTGTCCGGCGGCGTCGACTCTTCCGTCGTCGCGGCGCTGCTGCATCGCGCGATCGGCGAACAGCTGACCTGCGTGTTCGTCGACAACGGCCTGCTGCGGCTCAACGAAGCCGAACAGGTGATGCGCACCTTCGCGCTCAACCTCGGTGTGAAAGTCATCCACGTCGATGCGACCGAGCAGTTCATGGGGCATCTGAAAGGCGTGTCCGATCCGGAGGCGAAGCGCAAGATCATCGGCCGCGAGTTCGTCGAAGTGTTCCAGGCCGAGGCGCAGAAGCTGCCGAATGCAAAGTGGCTCGCGCAGGGCACGATCTACCCGGACGTGATCGAATCGGCCGGCTCGAAGACCGGCAAGGCGCACACGATCAAGAGCCACCACAACGTCGGCGGCCTGCCCGAGACGCTGAACCTGAAGCTGCTCGAGCCGCTGCGCGAGCTCTTCAAGGACGAAGTGCGTGAGCTCGGCATCGCGCTCGGGCTGCCGCACGAGATGGTCTACCGCCACCCGTTCCCGGGGCCGGGCCTGGGCGTGCGCATCCTCGGCGAAGTCAAGCAGGAGTTCGCCGACCTGCTGCGTCGGGCCGACGCGATCTTCATCGACGAGCTGCGCGCCGCCGACTGGTACGACAAGACCAGCCAGGCGTTCGCCGTGTTCCTGCCGGTCAAGAGCGTCGGCGTCATGGGCGACGGCCGTACCTACGAATACGTCGTCGCGCTGCGCGCCGTGCAGACGCAGGACTTCATGACCGCGCACTGGGCGGAGCTGCCGCACAGTCTCCTCGGCAAGGTGTCGAACCGCATCATCAACGAAGTCCGTGGCATCAACCGGGTCGTGTACGACATCTCGGGCAAGCCGCCGGCGACGATCGAGTGGGAGTGA
- a CDS encoding YdiU family protein: MKNLVFDNRFVHELPGDPNPSPDVRQVHGACFSRVMPTPVGAPHLIAWSPEVAALLGFDEADVCSPEFAAVFAGNALMPGMEPYAACYGGHQFGNWAGQLGDGRAITLGETVTTQGDGRSERWELQLKGAGPTPYSRHADGRAVLRSSIREFLCSEAMHHLGVPTTRALCLVGTGEKVVRDMFYDGRPKAEPGAVVCRVAPSFIRFGNFEIFTSRGDEALLTRLVDFTIARDFPELDGEPAARRAEWFRTVCERTARMIVQWMRVGFVHGVMNTDNMSILGLTIDYGPYGWIDNFDPNWTPNTTDAGGKRYRFGNQPHIAHWNLLQLANALYPVFGAAEPLHDGLDLYARVFDEENRCMLAAKLGFEAFGDEDAALVETLHGLLTRAEVDMTIFFRRLASLDLDAPSIEPLREAFYSPENAAAAEAEMNGWLAAYAKRAKQDRTPADRRRARMNAANPRFVLRNYLAQEAIDAAEQGDYTGISDLLDVMRHPYDEQPGRERFAARRPDWARNRAGCSMLSCSS; encoded by the coding sequence AGTCGCGGCGCTGCTCGGGTTCGACGAGGCGGACGTATGCTCGCCCGAATTCGCTGCGGTTTTTGCCGGCAATGCCCTGATGCCCGGAATGGAGCCGTATGCCGCCTGTTATGGCGGCCACCAGTTCGGCAACTGGGCGGGCCAGCTCGGCGACGGCCGCGCGATCACGCTCGGCGAAACGGTCACCACGCAGGGCGACGGCCGCAGCGAGCGCTGGGAGCTGCAGCTCAAGGGCGCCGGCCCGACGCCGTATTCGCGCCACGCCGACGGGCGTGCAGTGCTGCGCTCGTCGATCCGCGAATTTCTCTGCAGCGAAGCGATGCACCACCTGGGCGTGCCGACGACGCGCGCGCTGTGCCTCGTCGGCACCGGCGAAAAAGTCGTGCGCGACATGTTTTATGACGGCCGGCCGAAAGCCGAGCCGGGAGCGGTCGTGTGTCGCGTCGCGCCGTCCTTCATCCGCTTCGGCAATTTCGAGATCTTCACGTCGCGCGGCGACGAGGCGCTCTTGACGCGCCTCGTCGATTTCACGATCGCGCGCGACTTTCCCGAGCTCGACGGCGAGCCGGCGGCGCGTCGTGCCGAGTGGTTCCGCACGGTGTGCGAACGCACCGCGCGAATGATCGTCCAGTGGATGCGGGTCGGTTTCGTGCACGGCGTGATGAACACCGACAACATGTCGATTCTCGGCCTGACGATCGACTACGGTCCGTACGGCTGGATCGACAATTTCGATCCGAACTGGACACCGAACACGACCGATGCCGGCGGCAAGCGCTACCGCTTCGGCAACCAGCCGCATATCGCGCACTGGAACCTGCTCCAGCTCGCGAATGCGCTGTATCCCGTGTTCGGCGCCGCCGAACCGCTGCACGACGGACTGGACCTTTACGCGCGAGTCTTCGACGAAGAAAACCGATGCATGCTGGCCGCGAAGCTCGGCTTCGAGGCGTTCGGCGACGAGGACGCGGCGCTCGTCGAGACGCTGCACGGACTGCTGACGCGGGCCGAAGTCGACATGACGATCTTCTTCCGCCGCCTGGCGTCGCTCGACCTCGACGCGCCTTCGATCGAGCCGTTGCGCGAGGCGTTCTATTCGCCCGAGAACGCCGCCGCCGCCGAAGCTGAAATGAACGGGTGGCTCGCTGCATACGCGAAGCGGGCGAAGCAGGACCGGACGCCTGCCGACCGGCGCCGCGCCCGCATGAACGCCGCCAATCCGCGCTTCGTGCTGCGAAACTACCTTGCGCAGGAAGCCATCGATGCCGCCGAACAGGGGGACTATACGGGAATTTCCGATCTGCTCGATGTCATGCGTCATCCGTACGACGAGCAGCCGGGGCGCGAGCGCTTCGCCGCCCGGCGGCCGGACTGGGCGCGCAACCGCGCCGGCTGTTCGATGCTGTCGTGCAGCTCGTGA
- the guaB gene encoding IMP dehydrogenase, whose amino-acid sequence MRVIQKALTFDDVLLVPAHSTVLPRDVSLKAQLTRNIRINIPLVSAAMDTVTESRLAIALAQEGGIGILHKNLAVKQQAAMVAKVKRFESGVLKDPITIPPTMTVRDVMALTRLHKFSGLPVVENRRVVGIVTNRDVRFETNLDQPVSAIMTPFERLVTVKEGDSLEEARRLMHKHRLERVLVLNDAAELRGLITVKDMMKSTEHPLAAKDDLGRLRVGAALGVGAGTEERAEALVEAGVDVVVVDTAHGHSQGVLDRVRWVKKNFPHVEVIGGNIATAAAAKALVDCGADAVKVGIGPGSICTTRIVAGVGVPQVTAIDNVATALAGTGVPLIADGGIRYSGDISKAIAAGADVVMLGGLFAGTEEAPGETVLYQGRSYKSYRGMGSLGAMQQGAADRYFQESDGNADKLVPEGIEGRVPYKGAVTAVIHQLIGGLRASMGYLGCDTIVAMHERAQFVEITSAGVRESHVHDVQITKEAPNYHVD is encoded by the coding sequence ATGCGAGTGATTCAGAAGGCGCTGACGTTCGACGACGTCCTTCTCGTGCCTGCCCACTCGACCGTTCTGCCGCGCGATGTCAGCCTCAAGGCGCAATTGACGCGGAATATCCGGATCAACATTCCCCTCGTTTCCGCCGCCATGGATACCGTGACCGAATCCCGCCTCGCGATCGCGCTGGCGCAGGAAGGCGGCATCGGCATCCTGCACAAGAATCTCGCGGTCAAGCAGCAGGCCGCGATGGTCGCGAAAGTGAAGCGCTTCGAATCCGGGGTGCTGAAGGACCCGATCACGATCCCCCCGACGATGACCGTGCGCGACGTGATGGCGCTGACTCGCCTGCACAAGTTCTCCGGCCTGCCGGTCGTCGAGAACAGGCGTGTCGTCGGCATCGTGACGAACCGCGACGTGCGTTTCGAGACCAATCTCGACCAGCCGGTGTCGGCGATCATGACGCCGTTCGAGCGTCTCGTCACCGTCAAGGAGGGCGACAGCCTCGAGGAAGCGCGCCGCCTGATGCACAAGCACCGCCTCGAACGCGTGCTGGTGCTCAACGACGCGGCCGAACTGCGCGGGCTCATCACCGTCAAGGACATGATGAAGTCGACCGAGCATCCGCTGGCAGCGAAAGACGACCTCGGCCGGCTGCGGGTCGGCGCGGCGCTGGGCGTCGGCGCGGGCACCGAGGAGCGCGCCGAAGCGCTCGTCGAAGCCGGCGTCGATGTCGTCGTCGTCGACACCGCGCACGGCCACTCGCAGGGCGTGCTCGATCGCGTCCGCTGGGTCAAGAAGAACTTCCCGCATGTCGAAGTGATCGGCGGCAACATCGCGACCGCCGCGGCAGCGAAAGCGCTCGTCGATTGCGGCGCCGACGCGGTCAAGGTCGGTATCGGGCCGGGCTCGATCTGCACGACCCGCATCGTCGCCGGCGTCGGCGTGCCGCAGGTCACCGCGATCGACAACGTTGCCACGGCGCTCGCCGGCACCGGTGTTCCGCTGATCGCGGACGGCGGCATCCGTTATTCGGGCGACATCTCGAAGGCGATCGCCGCCGGCGCCGACGTCGTGATGCTCGGCGGCCTCTTCGCCGGCACCGAAGAGGCGCCCGGCGAGACGGTGCTGTACCAGGGCCGTTCGTACAAGTCGTATCGCGGCATGGGGTCGCTCGGCGCGATGCAGCAGGGCGCAGCCGACCGCTATTTCCAGGAGTCCGATGGCAACGCCGACAAGCTCGTGCCCGAAGGCATCGAAGGTCGCGTGCCGTACAAGGGTGCGGTCACTGCGGTGATCCACCAGCTGATCGGCGGCCTGCGCGCATCGATGGGCTACCTCGGCTGCGACACCATCGTCGCGATGCACGAGCGCGCGCAATTCGTCGAGATCACCTCCGCCGGCGTTCGCGAATCGCATGTGCACGACGTGCAGATCACGAAGGAAGCGCCGAACTACCACGTCGATTGA
- a CDS encoding type II toxin-antitoxin system RatA family toxin, which translates to MADVKKLVLVEFTPAQMFELVDRCEDYPQFLPWCGGTEVHARTEKVTVATLHINYHGLKAHFSTQNEKLAPVKMLIRLRDGPFKHLDGNWHFTPLGESACKIEFNLHYEFSNRLLEKALGPVFNHIANTFVDSFVKRANQVYPKS; encoded by the coding sequence ATGGCTGACGTCAAGAAGCTGGTCCTGGTCGAGTTCACGCCTGCGCAGATGTTCGAGCTCGTCGACCGCTGCGAGGATTACCCGCAATTCCTGCCGTGGTGTGGCGGCACGGAGGTGCATGCGCGCACTGAAAAAGTCACTGTCGCGACGCTGCATATCAACTATCACGGGCTCAAGGCGCATTTCAGCACGCAGAACGAAAAGCTCGCGCCGGTGAAAATGCTGATCCGGCTCAGGGACGGTCCGTTCAAGCATCTCGATGGCAACTGGCATTTCACGCCGCTCGGCGAGAGCGCGTGCAAGATAGAGTTCAACCTGCACTACGAGTTCTCGAACCGGCTGCTGGAAAAGGCGCTCGGGCCGGTGTTCAACCACATCGCGAACACGTTCGTCGATTCGTTCGTGAAACGGGCGAACCAAGTCTATCCAAAGAGCTGA